Proteins co-encoded in one Flavobacterium fluviale genomic window:
- a CDS encoding methylmalonyl-CoA mutase subunit beta: MATNLFDDFNPISSKQWKQKIQFELDGADYNQTVIWNSPEDIQVKPFYHSDEFTKAAKVNTEASDFKICQNIFVYDVDKSIERALNTLQRGAESLRFTVENDKIDIQKLLEILPLENKIVYFNFNFISIDFVKKLDTISIQKKAYFYCNFDPIGQLARDGNWFTTSEKNNFETLDLLFKSTTNLNLLSVDLGLYQNSGANITQQIAYSLAHANEYLNRFSELTKTIVFQISVGTNYFFEIAKLRALRMLFDLIAKEYNSKIKCHFLVTPTKRNKTIYDYNVNMLRTTTECMSAILGGADAIANLPYDALYHKDNEFGDRIARNQLLILKHESYFDKVNNPADGSYYIESLTMQLAEKALTLFKDIEANGGFLKLLNDGTIKKKIQESANKEQELFDSKKEILLGTNKYPNKEDRMKHDLELFPFVKIKPRKTLITPIIEKRLAEKMEQERLEQE, translated from the coding sequence AAACAAAAAATTCAGTTTGAATTAGATGGAGCCGATTATAATCAAACTGTTATTTGGAATTCTCCAGAAGATATTCAGGTAAAACCTTTTTATCACAGCGACGAATTCACCAAAGCCGCTAAAGTAAATACTGAGGCATCAGATTTTAAAATCTGCCAGAATATCTTTGTTTATGATGTCGATAAATCTATTGAACGAGCTTTAAACACCTTACAAAGAGGTGCCGAAAGTCTTCGTTTTACTGTAGAAAATGACAAAATTGATATTCAAAAATTACTAGAGATTCTTCCTTTAGAAAACAAAATCGTTTACTTTAATTTCAATTTTATCTCAATCGATTTCGTTAAAAAATTAGATACAATTTCAATCCAAAAAAAGGCATATTTTTATTGCAATTTTGATCCTATTGGACAATTAGCACGCGACGGAAATTGGTTTACAACTTCAGAGAAAAATAATTTTGAAACTTTAGATTTACTATTTAAAAGTACAACCAACTTAAATCTCCTAAGCGTAGATCTAGGTTTATATCAAAATTCGGGTGCAAATATTACCCAGCAGATTGCATACAGTCTAGCGCATGCTAACGAATACCTGAATCGTTTTTCTGAATTAACGAAAACAATTGTTTTTCAAATTTCTGTTGGAACCAATTATTTCTTCGAGATCGCAAAACTTCGTGCATTGCGAATGCTTTTCGATTTAATAGCCAAAGAATACAATTCTAAAATAAAATGCCATTTTTTGGTAACGCCGACAAAACGCAATAAAACGATTTACGATTATAATGTTAACATGCTTCGTACAACAACAGAATGCATGTCGGCAATTTTAGGCGGTGCAGATGCAATTGCTAATTTACCATACGATGCCTTGTACCATAAAGACAATGAATTTGGAGATCGTATTGCCAGAAACCAGCTTTTGATTTTAAAACACGAAAGCTATTTTGACAAAGTAAATAATCCAGCTGATGGAAGTTATTATATCGAAAGTTTAACGATGCAGCTCGCCGAAAAAGCTTTAACCTTGTTTAAAGACATTGAAGCCAATGGAGGTTTCTTGAAGCTTTTAAATGATGGAACAATCAAAAAGAAAATTCAGGAAAGTGCCAATAAAGAGCAGGAATTATTTGATTCTAAAAAGGAAATTCTTTTAGGAACAAATAAATATCCGAACAAAGAAGACAGAATGAAGCATGATTTAGAACTGTTTCCTTTTGTCAAAATCAAACCAAGAAAAACGTTAATTACGCCCATAATCGAAAAAAGACTGGCAGAAAAAATGGAGCAGGAAAGATTAGAGCAAGAATAA